From the Cohaesibacter sp. ES.047 genome, one window contains:
- a CDS encoding tyrosine-type recombinase/integrase — MSASTLPMIVPQKRAWNRGRIIGQKRPLQPKHVWAIRVRLELAGAIRDLALFNLAVDSKLRGCDLVTLRVSDVFASGAIKERVSILQSKTKTPVRFEVTEGTRKSLFEWIMHPSMIGHEYLWPGRFHDRQHISTRQYARLLKEWVKSIGLEPSAYGTHSMRRTKVAQIYKKTGNLRAVQLLLGHTKMDSTVRYLGVDLEDALSISESVEI; from the coding sequence ATGTCTGCTTCCACATTGCCAATGATTGTCCCTCAAAAACGTGCTTGGAACAGAGGCCGGATTATCGGCCAGAAACGCCCGCTTCAACCAAAACATGTTTGGGCCATCCGTGTCAGGCTAGAGCTTGCAGGTGCCATTCGAGATCTTGCATTGTTCAATTTGGCCGTTGATAGCAAACTTCGCGGATGTGATCTGGTGACGCTTCGCGTTTCAGATGTCTTTGCGAGTGGCGCAATCAAGGAACGGGTTTCAATCTTGCAGAGTAAAACCAAGACACCTGTTCGATTTGAAGTCACAGAAGGGACCCGCAAGTCTCTCTTCGAATGGATCATGCACCCATCAATGATTGGCCATGAATATCTGTGGCCCGGTAGGTTTCATGATCGCCAACATATATCGACACGCCAATATGCCCGGTTGCTTAAAGAATGGGTCAAGTCGATCGGGCTGGAACCGAGCGCTTATGGAACACATTCTATGAGAAGAACCAAAGTTGCGCAGATTTATAAGAAGACTGGGAACCTGAGGGCTGTCCAGCTCTTGTTGGGCCACACCAAAATGGACAGCACGGTCCGTTATCTTGGTGTCGATCTAGAAGACGCATTGTCCATTTCCGAAAGCGTCGAAATCTGA
- a CDS encoding SDR family oxidoreductase translates to MIFTNRTILITGGNSGIGQAIAEALQSKGNRIIITGRKRHSLQAMLQKNPAMTGYSLDLTDESALAAFSEKVIAEHPKLDAVILNAGIMEAEDYTADPVQMDVAERTIATNLTAPIRLAAALLPHLQTQSEAALVTVSSGLAFVPKAANPVYSATKAAIHAWTQALRHQLRDTPVDVYEVAPPLVATELTPGQSQVAAAMPLQDFIDEVVEMLSRDEVPDEVMVVRVNFQRKAEAEGRFKETFAAING, encoded by the coding sequence ATGATCTTTACCAATCGCACGATCCTCATCACCGGTGGCAACTCAGGGATTGGACAGGCTATCGCCGAGGCGCTCCAGTCCAAGGGCAATCGCATCATCATCACCGGGCGCAAGAGGCATAGCTTGCAAGCTATGCTGCAGAAAAACCCCGCTATGACCGGCTACAGTCTTGATCTCACGGATGAAAGCGCACTTGCGGCCTTCTCCGAAAAAGTTATTGCCGAACATCCGAAACTTGATGCCGTCATCCTGAACGCGGGCATCATGGAAGCGGAGGACTACACCGCCGACCCCGTGCAGATGGATGTCGCCGAGCGCACTATTGCCACAAACCTAACCGCACCCATTCGCCTAGCGGCGGCATTGCTACCCCATTTGCAAACCCAAAGCGAAGCGGCGCTGGTGACGGTATCCTCGGGACTGGCCTTTGTTCCCAAAGCAGCGAACCCGGTGTACTCCGCGACCAAGGCCGCGATCCACGCATGGACGCAGGCGCTGCGTCACCAGCTGCGCGATACGCCGGTGGATGTCTACGAAGTCGCACCACCGCTCGTCGCAACAGAGTTGACGCCAGGCCAATCGCAAGTCGCCGCCGCGATGCCTCTGCAGGACTTCATAGACGAGGTCGTGGAGATGCTGTCGCGCGATGAGGTTCCTGACGAGGTGATGGTGGTACGCGTCAATTTCCAGCGCAAAGCCGAAGCCGAAGGCCGTTTCAAGGAAACATTCGCTGCTATCAACGGCTGA
- a CDS encoding helix-turn-helix domain-containing protein, with the protein MKRMTDGTLRQDLLNLPETDPVVDRLVEQIIGRVADKWTMLLIEILTERTCCRFGELAKACEGISQKMLTQTLRAMERDGLVTRTVYPVVPPKVEYRLTDLGLGLSKAFCGVWIWAEANFERIEQARSDYADRKAHEEP; encoded by the coding sequence ATGAAGCGCATGACAGATGGCACGTTGCGGCAAGACTTGCTGAACCTCCCCGAAACTGATCCGGTTGTGGATCGCCTTGTGGAACAGATTATTGGCCGGGTTGCCGACAAGTGGACAATGCTTCTGATCGAAATCCTCACGGAGCGGACGTGTTGCCGTTTCGGTGAACTCGCCAAAGCTTGCGAAGGGATCAGCCAGAAGATGCTGACGCAGACCTTGCGTGCGATGGAACGTGACGGGCTTGTGACTAGAACTGTCTATCCGGTTGTGCCCCCGAAGGTGGAGTATCGCTTGACGGATCTTGGTCTCGGTCTGAGCAAGGCATTCTGCGGCGTCTGGATTTGGGCCGAAGCCAATTTCGAGAGAATTGAACAGGCCCGCAGTGATTATGCTGATCGAAAAGCGCACGAAGAGCCGTAA
- a CDS encoding ATP-dependent endonuclease — translation MTVIREISISNFRGIKALKWWPNPGINCLIGPGDGGKSTILDAIELTLGTRQSIVFTDADFHRCLVDEPIVIDVTLGALPDELRNLEAYGHFLRGWDPQTGAIHNETSAALETVLTIRLIVRDDLEPQWLLFSEGPSAQGLERNLQWKHRQLVAPIRLGTVASHHMALGPRSVLGKLSPDKTQASAALAAASRQARQAFAEQGCGGVDEVLATSRTIANNMGIPVEQVNALLDVKGVTFSGGAIALHDEDQVPLKNLGSGSMRLLVAGLQKVAGQSSISIIDEAEFGLEPYRIIRLLDSLGAKSNDSSQQVFLTTHSPVVLRELSSIQLHAVRATRTTTPALVNNGELIQPTTKTTSNSVFPLGESEDAQKTLRACADAFLAPSVIVCEGKTEIGVIRGLDLCWQSLGQRSLLANGCHWADGGGSTMMERAKIFARMGYRTALFMDSDVAYDAASYSELATHGISVFRWRDGYSTESAIFASVPAAQIPGLLSIACEWRSEDSIDGKIRHASNRQYNLQQCRDQFVDAMRPVLGQCAGDGKWFKDIEPAERALREVIAPAWQSTGTIFTAPLNSLWHWISTSPTVQPANPPVGV, via the coding sequence ATGACTGTTATCCGAGAAATTTCGATCTCCAATTTTCGAGGCATCAAGGCGCTAAAGTGGTGGCCGAACCCAGGCATCAATTGCTTAATTGGGCCAGGAGACGGCGGAAAATCGACCATTCTCGATGCAATAGAACTCACCTTAGGGACTAGACAGAGCATTGTCTTTACTGATGCTGACTTCCACAGATGCCTAGTTGATGAGCCAATTGTAATCGATGTGACGCTGGGAGCTCTTCCCGATGAGTTGCGAAACCTAGAGGCATACGGCCACTTTCTGCGAGGTTGGGACCCGCAAACCGGGGCTATTCACAACGAGACATCTGCAGCGCTGGAAACGGTATTGACTATTCGTCTGATTGTAAGGGACGATTTGGAGCCGCAATGGTTGCTGTTTTCTGAAGGCCCATCCGCCCAGGGCCTTGAGCGGAACCTCCAGTGGAAGCATCGGCAGCTAGTTGCGCCAATACGGCTCGGCACCGTTGCATCACACCATATGGCTCTGGGCCCGCGATCCGTGCTCGGGAAGCTCTCTCCCGACAAGACACAGGCGTCAGCCGCATTGGCGGCGGCATCCAGACAAGCCCGGCAGGCTTTTGCAGAGCAGGGCTGTGGTGGCGTCGATGAAGTGCTGGCGACCTCCAGAACCATCGCCAACAACATGGGAATCCCCGTTGAGCAGGTGAATGCCCTATTGGACGTAAAAGGGGTGACGTTTTCAGGGGGTGCAATTGCCCTTCACGACGAAGATCAGGTTCCGCTCAAGAATCTTGGTTCCGGTTCCATGCGCTTGCTCGTCGCAGGACTTCAAAAGGTCGCAGGTCAATCAAGTATCTCGATCATCGACGAAGCAGAGTTTGGCTTGGAACCCTACCGGATTATCCGCTTGCTTGATTCGCTGGGTGCAAAATCAAACGATTCTTCGCAGCAAGTCTTTTTGACGACACACTCGCCAGTTGTATTGCGCGAACTGTCGTCAATTCAGTTACACGCAGTGCGGGCGACGCGCACCACTACACCCGCCCTAGTTAACAACGGTGAACTCATTCAGCCTACCACAAAGACGACTTCCAATTCTGTGTTCCCACTTGGGGAATCTGAAGACGCTCAGAAGACGCTGAGGGCGTGCGCAGACGCCTTTCTCGCGCCGAGTGTCATTGTTTGTGAGGGGAAGACCGAGATTGGCGTAATCCGAGGGTTGGATTTGTGCTGGCAAAGCCTTGGTCAGAGGAGTTTGCTAGCAAACGGTTGCCACTGGGCCGATGGTGGCGGCTCAACAATGATGGAACGTGCTAAAATCTTTGCGCGTATGGGTTATCGAACCGCTTTGTTCATGGACTCCGATGTCGCCTACGATGCTGCGAGTTATTCGGAATTGGCAACTCACGGCATTTCCGTGTTCCGTTGGCGAGATGGGTATTCCACCGAATCTGCAATCTTCGCATCCGTGCCTGCGGCGCAGATACCCGGACTTCTTTCAATTGCCTGCGAATGGCGATCAGAAGACTCCATTGACGGAAAAATCCGTCACGCGAGCAACCGTCAATACAATCTACAGCAATGCCGAGATCAATTTGTCGATGCAATGCGACCTGTGTTGGGGCAATGCGCTGGCGATGGTAAATGGTTCAAAGACATTGAGCCTGCTGAACGGGCGTTGAGGGAAGTCATTGCCCCGGCCTGGCAAAGTACAGGTACAATTTTCACGGCCCCCCTGAATTCGCTTTGGCATTGGATCAGCACATCGCCGACAGTGCAGCCAGCGAATCCCCCTGTCGGCGTGTAA
- a CDS encoding UvrD-helicase domain-containing protein, with translation MVGVHDILQAQRGHVIAPAGCGKTELIAKTIVQAKGKPVLVLTHTTAGVAALRQRLHRDGVPASNYRLNTIAGWALAIISMFPERAGYLHDPQNAPNYTAVQNAVGGLCASGAINSEIAATYSRVLVDEYQDCSVSQHLIISGLANAIPTVVFGDPMQAIFGFGDDPLPDWTTQVVPTFPKIGRLDIPWRWNNTGANDLGAWLLAIRGALEAGQTIDLRTLPSRVAWHPLGADQNANAAAQIALQYDVAKTNPHETILIIGDSMQAASRHNFASRAKGVGVVEPVDLRDVVGDANQMDGKSGQELLDACIGFLIKVMTNVYGDKLNARVQSILGNRNRTPPTAPEVAAISLVQGGGYLEAVQFLKAMAGDRDRRVYRQSAFNIMVQALQIALTAPGGSLPAAIAGLREQRRHAGRVIPPKAVGSTLLLKGLEADHVVILDADRPGNAMSKEHLYVALTRGARSVSVFSRSPNLP, from the coding sequence ATGGTTGGCGTACACGACATACTTCAGGCGCAACGCGGGCATGTCATTGCTCCCGCAGGATGCGGCAAGACCGAGTTGATCGCAAAGACCATTGTTCAGGCAAAAGGTAAGCCGGTCCTCGTCCTTACCCACACCACCGCGGGCGTTGCCGCGCTAAGGCAGAGGTTGCATCGAGATGGCGTGCCAGCGTCCAACTACAGGCTCAACACGATTGCGGGCTGGGCACTGGCAATTATCTCCATGTTTCCGGAGCGAGCAGGATACCTGCATGATCCGCAAAATGCTCCCAACTACACTGCAGTGCAAAACGCGGTTGGTGGGCTATGTGCATCTGGGGCTATCAATTCAGAGATTGCCGCAACGTATTCGCGGGTCTTGGTCGATGAGTACCAAGACTGTTCAGTCAGCCAACACCTGATCATTTCTGGCCTCGCGAACGCAATTCCAACGGTTGTGTTCGGCGATCCGATGCAAGCAATCTTTGGGTTTGGCGACGACCCGCTTCCGGACTGGACGACGCAAGTGGTCCCAACCTTTCCTAAAATCGGGCGGTTGGATATCCCCTGGCGCTGGAACAACACTGGCGCCAACGATCTTGGAGCTTGGCTTCTTGCCATTCGCGGGGCGTTGGAAGCTGGACAGACGATTGATCTTCGCACTCTACCCTCGCGCGTCGCGTGGCATCCTCTCGGCGCGGATCAAAACGCCAACGCCGCGGCCCAGATAGCTCTGCAATACGATGTAGCCAAAACCAACCCTCATGAGACGATCCTAATAATTGGTGACTCCATGCAAGCGGCCTCGCGACACAATTTCGCAAGCCGCGCAAAGGGAGTTGGAGTTGTCGAGCCAGTAGATCTCCGTGATGTCGTAGGCGATGCAAACCAAATGGACGGAAAATCAGGTCAAGAACTCCTTGATGCCTGCATTGGATTTCTTATCAAGGTCATGACGAACGTGTATGGCGATAAACTCAATGCGCGCGTTCAGTCGATCCTAGGAAATCGTAATCGCACACCTCCAACCGCCCCTGAGGTTGCCGCCATCTCTCTGGTTCAAGGGGGCGGATACCTCGAGGCCGTGCAATTTCTGAAAGCGATGGCAGGCGACCGTGACAGACGAGTCTATCGACAAAGTGCGTTCAACATTATGGTCCAGGCACTCCAAATCGCATTGACGGCACCAGGCGGTAGTCTTCCAGCAGCTATCGCCGGTCTTCGCGAACAACGCCGTCACGCAGGTAGAGTAATTCCGCCAAAAGCTGTAGGCTCAACTCTTCTCCTGAAAGGACTGGAGGCTGATCACGTAGTAATCTTAGATGCGGATCGACCAGGTAACGCGATGTCGAAAGAGCACCTGTATGTCGCGCTGACTAGGGGGGCGAGATCCGTATCGGTCTTCTCGCGTAGTCCAAACCTGCCGTAA
- a CDS encoding recombinase family protein translates to MKIGYARCSTDKQDLMVQKTALIDLGVKEENIHMDHGLTGTNRDRPGLERALAASREGDTFIVSKLDRLARSVPDARSIADQLESKGVKLALGQSIYDPADPMGKMFFNILATFAEFEADLIRMRTKEGMAIAKAKGKLRGKQPKLSPKQQNELKRMHETGDHSISDLAEIFAVSRPTVYRTLNRVR, encoded by the coding sequence ATGAAAATTGGCTATGCTCGCTGTTCCACTGACAAACAAGACCTAATGGTCCAGAAAACGGCTCTAATAGATCTCGGCGTCAAGGAAGAGAACATTCATATGGATCATGGTTTGACCGGCACCAACAGGGACCGCCCCGGTCTCGAGAGAGCCCTTGCTGCATCCCGAGAAGGCGACACCTTTATTGTTTCAAAACTGGATCGGTTGGCACGATCCGTTCCTGATGCCCGTTCAATCGCTGACCAGTTGGAAAGCAAGGGTGTAAAATTGGCCCTGGGACAATCCATCTATGATCCAGCAGACCCTATGGGCAAGATGTTCTTCAATATTCTGGCCACCTTTGCCGAATTCGAGGCAGACTTGATCCGAATGCGAACGAAGGAAGGCATGGCAATTGCCAAAGCCAAAGGTAAGCTGCGCGGGAAACAGCCGAAGCTATCTCCGAAACAACAGAATGAGCTCAAACGGATGCATGAGACAGGGGATCACTCTATCAGCGACTTGGCCGAAATCTTCGCAGTCTCGAGACCGACCGTTTACAGGACATTGAACAGAGTCAGGTGA
- a CDS encoding DUF1778 domain-containing protein, translated as MASAARRILEDSTRYVLSQEDVVAFSMAMDTPPSPTARAIKAAKDYHSREALAD; from the coding sequence ATTGCCTCGGCGGCGCGAAGAATATTGGAAGACAGCACTCGATATGTCTTGTCTCAAGAGGATGTAGTGGCATTTTCAATGGCCATGGACACTCCGCCATCTCCCACGGCAAGGGCGATCAAGGCTGCAAAGGACTATCATAGCCGTGAAGCACTTGCCGACTGA
- a CDS encoding restriction endonuclease: MTIPGYQSLMLPVLRYAAQAEQRVPPLSEKIAVDFDLSAAECEKMLQNGGQSILKNRIHWAKYYMHKAGLVDCPARGRFIASDAGKRLLATNPQRLDYQHLLSIPQFAAYHAANKKQGNGASTRLKYGDDTAKEASTPEEQIEDAFAALNTALQTELLDRIRENSPAFFEQVIVELLIAMGYGGSHKNAAEQLGRSGDGGVDGVINEDRLGLDRIYVQAKRHASSNKIGRPDMQAFVGSLVGFGVTKGVFVTTSSFTDSATKYTRSLPQRVIQIDGVRLAELMIEHGVGTRAYRTIQVQRLDEDFFSEDG; this comes from the coding sequence ATGACCATTCCTGGCTATCAATCACTAATGCTGCCGGTCTTGCGTTATGCGGCTCAGGCGGAACAACGGGTTCCACCTCTTTCCGAGAAGATTGCTGTCGACTTTGATCTGTCAGCTGCAGAATGCGAAAAGATGCTGCAGAATGGCGGCCAGAGTATTCTCAAAAATCGGATACACTGGGCGAAATACTATATGCACAAGGCTGGATTGGTTGATTGTCCCGCGCGAGGACGTTTCATCGCCTCCGATGCAGGCAAAAGACTGCTGGCAACAAATCCGCAGAGGCTGGACTATCAACACCTTTTGTCCATCCCACAATTTGCCGCTTACCATGCAGCAAATAAGAAGCAAGGCAATGGCGCCTCAACGCGTTTGAAATATGGTGACGATACAGCGAAAGAGGCATCGACCCCAGAGGAGCAGATTGAAGATGCATTTGCAGCCCTTAACACGGCTCTTCAAACCGAATTGCTTGATCGAATAAGGGAGAATTCTCCAGCATTCTTTGAGCAGGTAATCGTCGAACTTCTCATTGCCATGGGATATGGCGGGTCTCATAAAAACGCAGCAGAGCAATTGGGCCGATCTGGGGATGGTGGCGTTGACGGCGTCATTAATGAGGATCGACTGGGTCTTGATCGCATATATGTTCAGGCCAAGAGGCATGCTTCGTCGAACAAGATCGGAAGGCCGGACATGCAGGCATTTGTTGGCTCTCTGGTTGGCTTCGGCGTAACAAAAGGTGTTTTCGTGACCACCTCATCCTTCACTGACAGTGCGACGAAATATACGAGAAGCCTGCCACAACGCGTGATACAAATAGACGGGGTTCGTTTGGCGGAGCTGATGATTGAACATGGTGTGGGTACCCGGGCCTATCGCACCATTCAGGTTCAGCGCCTGGACGAGGACTTCTTTTCTGAAGACGGATAG
- a CDS encoding HigA family addiction module antitoxin, with protein MPKSSNIPTDHLPNPHPGEVLLEEFLKPMHLSQDELARAVHTPCSQIDEIVIGKREISADMDRRFARYFGLSEGFFLGLQSDYDLLEHWRDTVK; from the coding sequence ATGCCGAAATCATCGAATATACCAACGGATCATTTGCCAAACCCTCATCCTGGTGAAGTTCTGCTGGAAGAGTTTCTGAAGCCTATGCACCTGAGCCAAGATGAACTCGCACGAGCCGTTCATACACCTTGCAGCCAAATTGACGAGATCGTTATTGGAAAGCGTGAGATTTCTGCAGATATGGATCGACGATTTGCCCGCTACTTTGGTCTGTCCGAGGGCTTTTTCCTCGGGCTGCAATCTGATTATGATTTGTTGGAACACTGGCGCGATACAGTCAAATGA
- a CDS encoding type II toxin-antitoxin system Phd/YefM family antitoxin, with amino-acid sequence MTGSSSLTVQKNRREIQGCNMEVNLLEAKAKLSELVERSVAGEEVIITKAGKPLVRLIKYEVDPNPCRLGLYKEDGISMGKGIHDGDVKLSVMFGLEE; translated from the coding sequence ATGACCGGTTCGTCATCACTGACGGTGCAAAAAAATCGTAGAGAGATTCAGGGGTGTAATATGGAGGTCAATCTTCTCGAAGCGAAAGCCAAACTCTCGGAGCTTGTCGAGAGAAGCGTTGCCGGCGAAGAAGTTATTATCACCAAAGCGGGTAAGCCGCTCGTGCGACTTATCAAATACGAAGTTGATCCTAATCCTTGCAGGTTGGGCCTCTACAAGGAGGACGGTATTTCGATGGGTAAAGGCATTCATGACGGTGATGTCAAGCTCTCCGTCATGTTCGGGCTGGAGGAATGA
- a CDS encoding IS630 family transposase (programmed frameshift), with protein MGRAVSLREDYDGQALRQLSKASKHANQSRRLLALAEIYDGGKRSDAARIGGVTLQIIRDWVLRFNTEGPTGLIDKARSGAPSKLDDEQRKGLAAIVEQGPIPAIHGVVRWRRKDLARWIYEEYGISLEESSVGRELRALGFTKLSARPRHRGQNQFAMDEFKKNFPAELAEVCKKLPKGTPIEVWWQDEARVGQKTKITRRWAKRGTRPVAPKDQRTKSVYIFGAICPARGVGAGLVLPFCNIQAMQWHLEEISGQVADGAHAILILDQAGWHTTQNLDVPDNITLLPLPPRSPELNPVENIWQFMRENWLSNRIFSSYEEILAICCEAWNKLVGQPWIIMSIGLREWAYRF; from the exons ATGGGCAGAGCAGTATCACTTCGTGAAGATTATGACGGGCAGGCCTTGCGGCAGTTGTCCAAGGCTAGCAAGCATGCCAACCAGAGCCGTCGGCTTTTGGCACTGGCCGAAATTTACGATGGCGGCAAACGGAGTGATGCAGCCCGCATTGGCGGCGTTACCTTGCAAATAATCCGGGATTGGGTGCTTCGCTTCAATACCGAAGGCCCAACGGGGCTGATCGACAAGGCACGTTCTGGAGCCCCCAGCAAACTGGATGATGAACAGCGCAAGGGTCTCGCCGCAATTGTCGAACAGGGACCTATCCCGGCCATTCATGGTGTTGTGCGCTGGCGGCGCAAGGATCTGGCTCGCTGGATCTATGAGGAATATGGCATCTCCTTGGAAGAATCCTCTGTTGGTCGTGAACTACGTGCCCTTGGGTTTACGAAGCTCTCGGCTCGCCCCCGCCATAGAGGGCAGAATCAATTCGCGATGGATGAATTTAAAAAAA ACTTCCCAGCCGAGTTGGCAGAAGTCTGCAAAAAGCTCCCGAAAGGAACCCCGATAGAAGTGTGGTGGCAGGACGAGGCGCGTGTCGGACAGAAAACCAAGATCACACGTCGTTGGGCAAAGCGCGGAACCCGCCCTGTTGCACCGAAAGATCAAAGGACAAAGTCAGTCTATATCTTCGGGGCTATCTGCCCGGCCCGTGGTGTAGGGGCTGGATTGGTTCTGCCCTTTTGCAACATCCAAGCCATGCAGTGGCATCTGGAAGAAATCTCCGGCCAAGTCGCTGATGGAGCCCACGCAATCCTCATTCTCGATCAGGCCGGCTGGCACACAACGCAAAATCTCGACGTGCCGGACAACATCACATTGCTCCCGCTACCACCAAGGTCGCCAGAATTGAACCCGGTCGAGAATATATGGCAGTTCATGCGGGAAAACTGGCTTTCCAATCGGATCTTTTCATCCTACGAGGAAATCCTCGCGATATGTTGCGAAGCTTGGAACAAACTCGTCGGTCAACCTTGGATCATCATGTCCATCGGATTGCGAGAATGGGCATATCGGTTCTGA